Proteins encoded within one genomic window of Halocatena marina:
- a CDS encoding ATPase domain-containing protein codes for MDYRLAIENAPETVPAGTGIMLLHPSTGETDRLDTDFFKTDTDNLFILSTRTTAREVKQKLEYYEVDESKAVILDTLSIERGYSRRSSDNVRYVSSPDDFDGMIAAIREFLETHDGKLRISIDSVTEMAYYADEARAREAIKRILTLLEEHDAVGLFHFAEEVHAATELDAHRELFDGVIDLDEDGTVSCQF; via the coding sequence ATGGATTATCGTCTCGCAATTGAGAACGCACCCGAAACTGTTCCGGCTGGTACCGGAATTATGCTCTTACACCCGAGTACTGGAGAAACTGACCGGCTCGATACTGACTTCTTCAAGACCGACACTGACAACTTGTTCATTCTCTCGACGCGCACAACCGCCCGAGAAGTCAAACAAAAACTCGAATACTATGAAGTTGATGAGTCGAAAGCTGTCATTCTCGATACGCTGTCTATTGAACGAGGATACTCACGGCGATCGAGCGACAACGTACGTTACGTCTCCTCGCCGGACGACTTCGATGGTATGATCGCTGCCATTCGAGAGTTCCTTGAAACCCACGACGGGAAGCTCCGCATTAGCATTGATTCGGTCACGGAGATGGCTTACTACGCTGATGAAGCGCGCGCACGAGAAGCGATCAAGCGAATCCTCACGCTCCTCGAAGAACACGATGCGGTCGGCCTCTTTCACTTCGCAGAAGAAGTCCACGCAGCTACAGAACTCGATGCGCACCGAGAGTTGTTCGACGGTGTCATCGATCTCGATGAAGAC
- a CDS encoding MATE family efflux transporter, producing the protein MVFRVDIRSFFMWFPAMLSRFGIIDRTMGEEAFDLAAPAMVSGVFRVLIRMSDFVFVGLALGNAGIAAIELGFQYYFIPFGLSLALTSGTISVVSRYTGAEQYDKADTAVKQSLWLSLCIAVPITVVSWIYAPQLIGVLSNEPRTISLGAAYLQVVMLGIIPRFWGMVASRALAGVGDTRTPMYVRLVSLPTNIVLNAALIFGIGPFPRLGIVGAAVGTLAANTLSASIFFVLLINGRRSIRLRLGGTMFDWTIMREIVRVALPLAGTRLARTFGRFPFLFLLGVLGTEAVAAYAIGRRVILLAMMPAWGYATAASTLVGQHIGQGEDDRAAAYGWQTTRLALVTQLIVAVGITLTARPIALVFGTESVDLTVAFIRVFGLGVAGFSISRTMRGGLRGAGDTRWPFYGTLTGSYLLKLPIATLALPASYGFAVGPLALDPIPITIGQIAISPGLDLGYLAFFVAILADIYVKAVVNTVRFHTGAWKKIARQTSVRSPKISD; encoded by the coding sequence ATGGTCTTCCGTGTTGACATAAGGTCGTTTTTCATGTGGTTTCCGGCGATGCTTTCGCGGTTTGGAATCATCGACCGAACAATGGGAGAAGAAGCGTTCGATCTCGCAGCGCCCGCGATGGTTTCGGGTGTGTTTCGCGTGCTCATTCGAATGTCCGATTTCGTGTTCGTCGGTCTCGCACTGGGTAACGCAGGGATTGCGGCTATCGAACTCGGGTTTCAGTACTACTTCATTCCGTTTGGTCTGTCGCTTGCGCTGACCAGTGGAACAATCAGCGTCGTCTCGCGGTATACTGGAGCAGAACAGTATGACAAGGCTGACACGGCGGTCAAACAATCGCTGTGGCTCTCGCTTTGTATTGCTGTCCCGATCACCGTCGTGAGTTGGATATATGCTCCACAACTGATCGGCGTTCTGAGCAACGAACCTCGTACGATCTCCCTCGGGGCTGCGTATCTACAGGTCGTGATGCTTGGCATCATCCCTCGGTTTTGGGGGATGGTTGCCTCGCGCGCACTCGCGGGCGTTGGTGATACTCGAACGCCGATGTACGTCCGCCTCGTCTCGTTACCAACGAATATCGTGCTCAACGCCGCTCTCATCTTTGGCATTGGACCGTTCCCACGGCTCGGAATTGTCGGAGCTGCTGTCGGAACCCTCGCTGCAAACACTCTCTCGGCGTCAATTTTCTTCGTACTGCTCATCAACGGTCGCCGCTCGATCCGTCTCCGACTCGGGGGAACGATGTTCGATTGGACAATCATGCGCGAAATCGTTCGTGTTGCGCTCCCGCTCGCTGGAACACGTCTCGCACGAACGTTCGGTCGGTTTCCGTTTCTCTTTCTCCTCGGTGTCCTCGGAACAGAAGCCGTTGCGGCCTACGCGATCGGCCGTCGCGTGATTTTGCTAGCGATGATGCCCGCGTGGGGGTACGCAACCGCGGCAAGCACACTCGTCGGTCAGCATATCGGTCAGGGCGAGGACGACCGCGCGGCCGCATACGGCTGGCAAACGACTCGACTCGCCCTCGTAACGCAACTGATCGTGGCCGTCGGAATTACACTCACAGCTCGACCGATCGCGCTCGTGTTCGGAACTGAGAGTGTCGATCTCACTGTCGCGTTCATCCGTGTGTTCGGTCTCGGTGTGGCTGGTTTCTCGATTTCTCGGACAATGCGAGGCGGCCTTCGTGGTGCTGGTGATACCCGTTGGCCGTTCTATGGAACGCTCACCGGTTCGTATCTTCTCAAACTCCCAATCGCCACACTTGCTCTTCCGGCCAGTTACGGGTTCGCAGTCGGACCGCTTGCGCTCGATCCAATCCCTATCACCATCGGCCAGATCGCCATCTCACCAGGGCTGGATCTCGGATATCTCGCTTTTTTTGTGGCCATTCTCGCTGACATCTACGTCAAAGCGGTGGTGAACACAGTTCGGTTTCACACGGGTGCGTGGAAGAAGATTGCTCGGCAAACGAGCGTCCGGTCGCCGAAAATCAGTGACTGA
- a CDS encoding Zn-ribbon domain-containing protein: MPHQCTTCGYVFEDGSKEMLSGCPECSGTTFQFHPADTDVSEIPPDESAAPSPPQSSLAPNGGRVGKHVGRATSTVRGWMSSGSSTTDESGVTEDTTGEDSSAEEPNKLPVKASASDATDSIDETTADAISDDEESNKEHSASRAAIDENGHDADVLAKDGNHSTDGSEDTAQANARSEFVSRDKLPPHSSANSSSSASTSTSAVDSTRQSPPPSNGRVVREPTGDQPDLEELRKELNDQFESIKILAPGQYELNLMELYNRDEYIIALRENGRYVIQMPESWRGGNDE, encoded by the coding sequence ATGCCACATCAGTGTACGACTTGCGGCTACGTGTTCGAGGATGGATCGAAAGAAATGCTCTCGGGATGTCCCGAGTGTAGTGGAACGACGTTCCAATTCCACCCAGCCGATACAGACGTTTCCGAAATTCCTCCCGATGAATCTGCCGCTCCCTCACCTCCTCAATCATCGTTAGCTCCGAATGGGGGACGCGTCGGAAAACACGTAGGCCGTGCAACGTCGACCGTTCGTGGCTGGATGTCGAGCGGATCGTCCACAACAGATGAATCCGGTGTCACAGAAGACACAACCGGTGAAGACTCCTCCGCCGAGGAACCAAATAAACTCCCTGTCAAAGCATCAGCATCAGACGCGACGGATTCAATAGACGAGACGACAGCGGATGCGATTTCTGACGATGAAGAATCGAATAAAGAGCACAGCGCGAGTCGAGCGGCTATCGACGAAAACGGACACGACGCCGACGTGCTGGCGAAGGATGGCAACCACAGCACAGACGGATCGGAAGACACCGCACAAGCGAACGCTCGGTCAGAATTCGTCTCTCGCGATAAACTCCCTCCTCATTCTTCCGCAAACTCATCTTCTTCTGCGTCTACGTCTACGTCTGCTGTCGATTCAACTCGGCAGTCTCCACCACCGAGCAACGGTCGCGTTGTCCGCGAGCCGACTGGTGACCAGCCCGATCTCGAAGAACTTCGAAAGGAGCTCAACGATCAGTTCGAGAGCATCAAGATTCTCGCACCCGGACAGTACGAACTCAATCTGATGGAACTCTACAACCGTGATGAGTATATCATTGCACTCCGTGAAAACGGTCGCTACGTGATCCAAATGCCTGAATCGTGGCGCGGCGGCAATGACGAGTGA
- a CDS encoding DUF2073 domain-containing protein, whose product MAEITTEDGVQIDLVSGERMKKLRSMEKIRLILDGVRDGNIVILEEGLSPDEESKLIEVTMTEISPDEFAGIEIESYPQQEPNPGFFSRLFGHNPPNKLTVIGPANRIETLHKDKNLIRALVT is encoded by the coding sequence ATGGCTGAAATAACAACTGAGGATGGTGTCCAGATCGACCTCGTGAGTGGCGAGCGTATGAAGAAACTGCGGAGCATGGAGAAAATCAGACTCATCCTTGATGGGGTGCGCGACGGTAATATCGTCATTCTCGAAGAGGGCCTCTCGCCCGACGAGGAGTCGAAACTCATCGAAGTGACGATGACTGAGATTAGCCCCGACGAGTTCGCTGGTATCGAAATCGAGAGCTACCCGCAACAAGAGCCAAATCCTGGCTTTTTCAGCCGACTTTTCGGACACAATCCGCCGAACAAACTGACTGTTATCGGGCCAGCAAACCGTATTGAAACGCTTCACAAGGATAAGAACTTGATTCGCGCGCTCGTGACGTAG